Proteins co-encoded in one Desulfomicrobium macestii genomic window:
- a CDS encoding type III secretion system chaperone, translating to MTASEMVQHIGKRLGIPELCLNELGLCRIRLNDSIVIDFEEDDTKNWLHVFAALTDDAAILSRDTLLKLFRAHYLYNDTGHASFGVNAEDRLCLFMRAPTSEMAEELWVEMFEAFFSTYLEWKEKLSSGATEDPLPGDELPDLPPSTFIRV from the coding sequence ATGACTGCAAGCGAAATGGTGCAACATATCGGCAAACGTCTCGGCATTCCCGAGTTATGCCTGAATGAACTAGGGCTTTGTAGAATCAGGCTGAACGATAGCATCGTCATTGATTTTGAAGAAGATGACACCAAGAATTGGTTGCATGTTTTTGCTGCGCTGACGGACGATGCCGCGATCCTGTCGCGTGACACGTTGCTTAAACTGTTCCGGGCGCATTATCTGTATAACGATACGGGCCACGCCTCGTTCGGGGTGAATGCCGAGGACCGGTTGTGCCTGTTCATGCGTGCGCCGACTTCGGAAATGGCGGAAGAACTCTGGGTGGAAATGTTTGAAGCCTTTTTTTCCACGTATCTCGAATGGAAAGAAAAACTGTCCAGTGGAGCAACCGAGGATCCTTTACCCGGCGACGAACTGCCCGATCTGCCGCCCAGTACTTTTATCAGAGTCTGA